In the genome of Lacerta agilis isolate rLacAgi1 chromosome 2, rLacAgi1.pri, whole genome shotgun sequence, one region contains:
- the LOC117042807 gene encoding thaicobrin-like: MKHWKDALLFRKQIQKDVQSFRNLQRANVTLDPDTAHPELILSRDRKTVRMGDKNQDLPDNPERFNSRPCVLGCEGFTAGRHFWEVTVGSGERWTLGVARKSVRRKGCFPLRPKRGIWVVGKFGDKYWACTSPYSSLPLREKPRRIRVTLDYEGGRVSFSDADSGAELYTFSGASFSGETLLPFFLLWGSETYLSIS, encoded by the exons ATGAAACATTGGAAAG ATGCTCTGCTATTCAGAAAACAGATTCAGAAAG atgttCAGTCATTCAGAAATCTTCAGAGAG CAAATGTGACACTGGATCCAGACACGGCCCATCCTGAACTCATCCTGTCCAGGGATCGGAAAACCGTGAGAATGGGAGACAAAAACCAAGACCTGCCTGACAATCCTGAGAGATTCAACAGCCGGCCTTGTGTGTTGGGATgtgagggattcacagcaggcagacatttctgggaagtcaCTGTGGGAAGTGGGGAAAGATGGACTTTGGGGGTTGCCAGGAAGTCTGTGAGGAGAAAGGGCTGCTTCCCCTTAAGGCCTAAGAGAGGGATCTGGGTTGTGGGGAAGTTTGGAGACAAGTACTGGGCCTGCACCTCCCCTTATTCCTCTCTGCCCCTGAGGGAGAAGCCCAGGAGGATCCGGGTGACTCTGGACTATGAAGGGGGACGTGTGTCTTTTTCTGACGCTGACTCAGGAGCCGAACTCTACACGTTCTCAGGAGCCTCGTTCTCtggagagaccctcctccctttctttcttctgtGGGGAAGTGAAACTTACCTCAGTATCTCCTGA